From the genome of Cognaticolwellia beringensis, one region includes:
- the glgC gene encoding glucose-1-phosphate adenylyltransferase has translation MPNYVERRISSLTKETYALVLAGGRGSRLYELTDRRAKPATFFGGKFRIIDFPLSNCINSGIRRVGIATQYKSHSLIRHVNRGWGHFKKELGESIEILPASQQTGDGWYLGTANAVFQNIDIIRHELPKYVMILSGDHVYRMDYGPLLAQHVASEADMTVCCIETSVEEAAGQFGVMTVDEDSRVCRFDEKPANPSEVPGKPGVTLASMGNYVFNTEFLFEQLEKDAAQEGSSGDFGNDIIPKIIESHRVFAFPFKDPDSEKQPYWRDVGTLDSFWEANMELVAPEPQLNMYDESWPIWTYQEQTAPAKFVFDQDERRGIAIDSTVSGGVVVSGSTVKRSLLFSKVRVNSYCDIDESVILPGVIINRNCSIKKAIIDRGSVIPEGMEIGINHDNDRANGFRVTDKGVVLVTIGMLDKLKSKNS, from the coding sequence ATGCCCAATTATGTAGAAAGAAGAATAAGTAGTCTAACAAAAGAAACTTATGCGTTAGTTTTGGCGGGAGGCCGAGGTTCACGACTTTATGAATTAACCGATAGAAGAGCTAAGCCAGCGACCTTTTTTGGTGGTAAGTTTAGGATTATCGACTTTCCTTTATCAAACTGTATTAACTCAGGTATTAGACGTGTAGGCATTGCGACTCAATATAAATCACACTCGCTTATTCGTCACGTTAATCGTGGTTGGGGACACTTTAAAAAAGAGCTTGGAGAATCAATTGAGATTTTGCCAGCATCGCAGCAAACCGGTGATGGTTGGTATTTAGGTACGGCTAATGCGGTTTTTCAAAACATCGATATCATCAGACATGAATTACCAAAATACGTCATGATTTTATCAGGCGACCATGTTTATCGTATGGATTACGGCCCATTATTGGCTCAGCACGTTGCTAGTGAAGCTGATATGACAGTATGTTGTATAGAAACTTCTGTGGAAGAGGCGGCTGGGCAGTTTGGTGTTATGACGGTTGATGAAGATAGTCGTGTTTGTCGTTTTGATGAAAAGCCGGCTAATCCTTCTGAAGTTCCCGGCAAACCTGGTGTTACATTAGCTTCAATGGGTAACTATGTATTTAATACAGAGTTCTTATTTGAGCAGCTAGAAAAAGATGCCGCTCAAGAAGGTTCGAGTGGTGATTTTGGTAATGACATTATTCCTAAAATAATTGAATCACATCGCGTTTTCGCCTTCCCATTTAAAGATCCAGATAGTGAAAAACAACCTTACTGGCGTGATGTGGGTACTCTAGATTCATTCTGGGAAGCTAACATGGAATTAGTTGCGCCAGAGCCTCAACTTAATATGTATGATGAAAGTTGGCCTATTTGGACTTATCAAGAACAAACCGCACCCGCTAAATTTGTATTTGACCAAGACGAACGACGCGGAATTGCAATTGATTCTACTGTTTCTGGTGGTGTTGTTGTTTCTGGTTCTACGGTGAAAAGATCTTTATTATTTTCAAAAGTAAGAGTTAATTCTTATTGTGATATTGATGAATCGGTTATTTTACCTGGTGTTATTATTAATCGTAACTGTTCAATCAAAAAAGCCATTATCGATCGAGGTAGTGTTATTCCAGAAGGCATGGAAATTGGCATAAATCATGATAATGATCGTGCAAATGGCTTTAGAGTTACCGATAAAGGTGTTGTTTTAGTCACCATAGGTATGCTTGATAAACTTAAAAGTAAAAATAGCTAG
- the glgB gene encoding 1,4-alpha-glucan branching protein GlgB yields the protein MKNLAKSLLDNEEVSAIVNVKHRDIFSVLGIHKHPTAGGLIVRAFLPEALSVEVIETKTNALVAELSQVNQAGLFEGKLGRKRNVFDYRLRVVYKNETVIVDDPYRYPSLLKSEDLYLFCEGTHEQTYQWMGSHEKAVDNVKGTHFVVWAPDASRVSVVGDFNFWDGRHHVMRKHPGSGVWEIFLPNVSADASYKYEISDKHEQIQPLKADPYTFSMQLAPETASKVIQNSAYQWQDAKWMSERDSSSNHYHGAVSIYEVHLGSWKRNADNRADNSHSPSYLTYRELAEQLVPYVVEMGFTHLQLMPVSEYPFDGSWGYQPIGLFAPTARFGSAEDFKYFVDCCHSAGIGLLLDWVPGHFPTDEHGTGKFDGSCLYEHEDLRKGFHPDWKTLIYNYGRSEVQSYLLSNAIYWLDQYHIDGLRVDAVASMLYLDYSREAGEWLPNVHGGRENLEAIDVLQKVNTRSYAKHPGVMMIAEESTAWPGVSKPVDGGGLGFGFKWNMGWMNDTLKYMERDPIYRQHHHSEMTFGLVYSFSENFVLPISHDEVVHGKGSLLNKMPGDDWQKFANLRAYYGFMWTHPGKKLLFMGCEFAQRAEWNHDQSLDWHLLEHDSHKGMQTLIKDLNHTYRNIPALHELDCDGSGFEWLDSQNSAQSILVYLRKGQAGTAPALVVVNLTPTSYENFSVGVPQPGFYRECLNTDSSIYGGSNVGNSGGVNSVNEAYAGQANKVSLSVPPLATMIFELQQND from the coding sequence ATGAAAAACCTAGCAAAAAGCTTGTTAGATAACGAAGAAGTTTCAGCAATAGTTAATGTAAAGCATAGAGATATTTTTTCTGTTTTAGGCATACATAAACATCCAACGGCAGGCGGTTTGATTGTTAGAGCCTTTTTACCTGAAGCGTTAAGTGTTGAGGTGATTGAAACGAAAACTAATGCTTTGGTTGCTGAACTTAGCCAAGTCAATCAAGCTGGATTATTCGAAGGTAAACTAGGCCGAAAACGGAACGTTTTTGACTACCGCTTACGTGTTGTATATAAAAATGAAACTGTCATTGTTGATGATCCTTACCGTTATCCTTCTTTACTAAAAAGTGAAGATCTCTATCTTTTCTGTGAGGGAACTCATGAACAAACCTATCAATGGATGGGCTCTCATGAAAAAGCCGTAGATAATGTCAAAGGGACACATTTTGTTGTATGGGCGCCTGATGCTTCTCGTGTTTCTGTTGTAGGAGACTTTAATTTTTGGGATGGTCGGCATCATGTAATGCGAAAACACCCTGGCTCAGGCGTTTGGGAAATTTTCCTGCCTAATGTTTCAGCTGATGCTAGTTATAAATATGAAATTTCTGATAAACATGAACAAATTCAGCCATTAAAAGCTGATCCATATACATTTTCTATGCAACTCGCCCCAGAAACAGCCTCTAAAGTTATTCAAAATAGTGCATACCAGTGGCAAGATGCTAAATGGATGAGTGAACGCGACTCATCTTCAAATCATTATCATGGCGCGGTTTCTATTTACGAAGTGCATTTAGGCTCTTGGAAAAGAAACGCAGATAATCGTGCGGACAATTCACATTCACCAAGTTATTTAACTTACCGTGAATTAGCTGAACAATTAGTGCCCTATGTTGTTGAAATGGGGTTTACTCATCTTCAACTTATGCCAGTAAGCGAGTACCCTTTTGACGGTTCTTGGGGTTATCAGCCTATTGGACTTTTTGCGCCTACTGCCCGTTTTGGTAGTGCGGAAGACTTTAAATATTTTGTCGATTGTTGTCATAGTGCAGGCATTGGTTTACTGCTTGATTGGGTGCCTGGGCATTTTCCAACTGATGAACATGGTACGGGTAAGTTCGACGGTTCATGTCTGTATGAACATGAAGATCTACGTAAAGGTTTCCACCCAGATTGGAAAACCCTTATCTATAACTACGGACGCTCAGAAGTACAAAGTTATTTGCTCAGCAATGCTATTTACTGGCTAGATCAATACCACATCGATGGTTTACGTGTTGATGCCGTTGCTTCTATGTTGTATTTAGATTACAGCCGCGAAGCTGGAGAGTGGCTACCTAATGTTCATGGTGGCAGAGAAAACTTAGAAGCGATTGATGTATTACAAAAGGTCAATACACGATCTTATGCAAAACATCCCGGCGTTATGATGATTGCTGAAGAATCAACCGCTTGGCCTGGTGTATCTAAACCCGTTGACGGCGGAGGTTTAGGCTTTGGTTTTAAATGGAACATGGGTTGGATGAATGACACGTTAAAATATATGGAACGTGATCCTATTTATCGCCAACATCATCATAGTGAAATGACCTTCGGCTTAGTTTACTCCTTTAGTGAAAACTTTGTTTTACCTATAAGTCACGATGAAGTTGTGCATGGTAAAGGTTCATTACTGAATAAAATGCCCGGCGATGATTGGCAAAAATTTGCTAACTTACGCGCTTATTACGGTTTTATGTGGACTCATCCCGGTAAAAAATTACTGTTTATGGGCTGTGAGTTTGCTCAACGTGCTGAGTGGAATCATGACCAAAGCTTAGATTGGCATTTACTTGAACATGACAGCCATAAAGGCATGCAAACACTGATAAAAGATCTAAATCATACGTATCGAAATATTCCTGCATTACATGAACTTGATTGTGATGGCAGTGGTTTTGAGTGGTTAGACTCTCAAAACAGTGCGCAATCTATTTTGGTTTATTTGCGAAAAGGTCAAGCAGGCACAGCACCGGCGTTAGTTGTTGTTAACCTTACGCCAACAAGTTACGAAAACTTTTCTGTCGGTGTTCCGCAACCGGGTTTTTATCGAGAATGTTTAAATACAGACAGCAGTATTTATGGTGGCAGTAATGTTGGTAATAGTGGCGGTGTAAACTCAGTGAATGAGGCTTACGCTGGACAAGCGAATAAAGTTTCCTTGTCAGTACCTCCGCTTGCGACCATGATTTTTGAATTACAGCAAAACGATTAA
- a CDS encoding alpha-D-glucose phosphate-specific phosphoglucomutase has protein sequence MTTEHVKKAKHVKTQAFTDQKPGTSGLRKKVKQFQQPGYLENFVQAVFNTIAPCKGKKLVVGGDGRFYNREAIQVIIRMAVANGFSHILVGQGGILSTPAASCVIRKNQACGGIILSASHNPGGPDEDFGIKFNGENGGPAPEKLTDAIFQQTLSMEQYLSIDADDIELDQLATLQIEQCQIDIIDPVSDYADLMESMFDFSAMKSLLAKGDFRLCFDAMHAVNGPYAKEILEKRLGAPAGAVINGVPLTDFGGGHPDPNLVHAHELVDLVYGEDGFDFGAASDGDGDRNMVLGKAFYINPCDSLAILTANANLIPAYAKGIAGVARSMPTSRAVDRVAEALNIPCFETPTGWKFFGNLLDAGKITLCGEESFGTGSDHIREKDGLWAVLFWLNLIAVKKQPVSEIVRNHWMQYGRDYFTRHDYEAVDSANAHEMINQLKAKIATLSGQEFAGVKVTSADDFQYIDPVDNSKTTAQGVRIYLENGGRIVFRLSGTGTQGATLRVYLDCYQKDPALLEQETQQALGELIQVAESVAGIKQFTGRTKPDVIT, from the coding sequence ATGACAACTGAACATGTGAAAAAAGCTAAGCACGTAAAGACTCAAGCATTTACAGATCAAAAGCCCGGTACTTCAGGCCTTAGAAAAAAAGTTAAGCAATTCCAACAGCCCGGTTATTTAGAAAACTTTGTCCAAGCTGTGTTTAATACCATCGCGCCTTGTAAAGGCAAAAAATTGGTTGTCGGTGGTGATGGTAGATTTTATAACCGTGAAGCGATACAAGTGATTATTCGTATGGCGGTTGCCAATGGTTTTTCACATATTTTGGTGGGTCAGGGCGGTATTTTGTCGACACCTGCAGCCTCTTGTGTGATCAGAAAGAATCAAGCCTGTGGTGGTATTATTTTATCAGCTAGTCATAACCCTGGTGGTCCAGATGAAGACTTTGGTATTAAATTCAACGGTGAAAATGGCGGACCAGCACCAGAAAAGTTAACCGATGCAATATTCCAACAAACCTTATCGATGGAGCAATACCTGAGTATTGACGCCGACGATATTGAATTAGATCAATTAGCTACTTTACAAATTGAGCAATGCCAAATCGATATTATTGATCCCGTTAGTGATTATGCTGATTTAATGGAGTCGATGTTTGATTTTTCTGCCATGAAGTCATTGCTTGCTAAAGGTGACTTTCGTTTATGTTTTGACGCCATGCATGCGGTTAATGGGCCTTATGCAAAAGAAATTCTTGAAAAACGCTTAGGTGCACCTGCCGGCGCTGTTATTAATGGCGTGCCATTAACCGATTTTGGTGGCGGGCATCCTGATCCTAACTTAGTGCATGCGCATGAGTTAGTTGATTTAGTTTATGGTGAAGATGGCTTTGATTTTGGCGCGGCTTCAGATGGCGATGGCGATCGAAATATGGTGCTTGGTAAAGCGTTTTATATTAACCCTTGCGACAGTTTAGCGATATTAACCGCCAACGCTAATTTAATACCTGCTTACGCAAAAGGCATTGCCGGTGTTGCGCGTTCAATGCCAACAAGTCGAGCGGTTGATCGTGTGGCCGAAGCGTTGAACATACCCTGCTTTGAAACACCAACAGGTTGGAAATTTTTCGGTAATTTATTAGATGCAGGTAAGATAACCTTATGTGGCGAAGAAAGCTTCGGTACTGGCTCAGACCATATTAGAGAAAAAGATGGTTTATGGGCGGTGTTGTTTTGGCTGAATTTAATTGCTGTCAAAAAACAACCGGTCAGTGAAATTGTGAGAAACCACTGGATGCAATATGGCCGAGACTATTTCACTCGCCATGATTATGAAGCCGTAGACAGTGCTAATGCGCATGAAATGATCAATCAATTAAAAGCTAAAATTGCTACCTTATCTGGCCAAGAGTTTGCGGGAGTTAAAGTAACATCAGCAGATGATTTTCAATATATAGATCCTGTTGATAATAGTAAAACGACCGCGCAAGGTGTTCGCATTTATCTAGAAAACGGCGGACGCATTGTATTTAGACTTTCAGGTACAGGTACCCAAGGCGCAACGTTAAGAGTTTATTTAGACTGTTATCAGAAAGACCCCGCTTTGTTAGAGCAAGAAACACAACAAGCGCTTGGTGAATTAATACAAGTGGCAGAATCTGTCGCGGGCATTAAACAATTTACCGGCAGAACAAAGCCTGATGTGATCACATAA
- a CDS encoding glycogen synthase has translation MKILMAAAENDALPRGKVGGIGDVVRDIPIALGKIDQEVDVVIPGYGSFSKLEGAQHVTSLEVTFGGQQEKIDIFKVALKPSAENSSKNVTQWVIEHPLFAIGGEGKIYCDDPSNRPFASDASKFALFSAAVAKAVISDVFGKIDVLHLHDWHTAMVSVLRAFDPEYQQLKTIKTVFTIHNIALQGIRPFDGDESSLKAWFPYLAFDYSKINDPRYHDCYNPMRAGITLSDKVHAVSPTYAKEILLPSNIEEGHFGGEGLEHDLRYAAETGRLHGILNGCEYPDSAVAPLKLKALLKLCAKEVIKWLGDKPLVDQAHLIAATRLEQIANIKHKKQPLVLTSVGRITDQKVRLFQEVMSNGKTALEHLLTILADDGVFILLGSGDKKLEEFLAKIAVNNSNFIFLKGYSEALSINMYNSGDLFLMPSSFEPCGISQMLAMRAGQPCLAHSVGGLSDTITHNVNGFTFNGDTPQQQAENMLSCFHSVLALKQHSPTEWATISDNALKSRYLWRDVAHDYIKHLYSH, from the coding sequence ATGAAAATATTAATGGCTGCCGCTGAAAATGATGCATTACCGCGCGGAAAAGTAGGTGGTATTGGTGATGTTGTACGAGATATTCCAATTGCTTTGGGGAAAATTGACCAAGAAGTCGATGTGGTTATACCTGGGTATGGAAGTTTTTCTAAATTAGAAGGGGCTCAGCACGTTACTTCATTAGAGGTGACGTTTGGCGGACAACAAGAAAAAATTGATATTTTTAAAGTAGCGTTGAAACCATCTGCAGAAAACTCCTCTAAAAATGTCACTCAGTGGGTAATTGAGCATCCTTTATTTGCCATAGGCGGAGAAGGAAAGATTTACTGTGATGACCCAAGCAATCGACCTTTTGCGTCTGATGCCAGTAAGTTTGCATTATTTAGTGCTGCTGTTGCTAAAGCAGTAATTAGCGATGTTTTTGGTAAAATAGACGTATTGCATTTACATGACTGGCATACCGCTATGGTGTCAGTACTACGTGCCTTTGATCCTGAATACCAGCAACTAAAAACGATTAAAACCGTTTTCACCATTCATAATATTGCATTGCAAGGTATTAGACCTTTCGATGGTGATGAATCATCGTTAAAGGCTTGGTTTCCGTATTTAGCGTTCGATTATAGTAAAATTAACGATCCTCGTTATCATGATTGCTATAACCCTATGCGTGCCGGTATTACGCTGTCAGATAAAGTGCATGCGGTTTCTCCTACTTATGCAAAAGAAATATTACTGCCTAGCAATATTGAAGAAGGGCACTTTGGTGGTGAAGGTTTAGAGCATGATTTACGTTATGCCGCTGAAACAGGCAGACTGCATGGTATATTGAATGGTTGTGAGTACCCTGACAGTGCCGTTGCACCTCTTAAACTAAAAGCATTATTAAAGTTGTGCGCAAAAGAAGTGATTAAATGGCTAGGAGATAAGCCTTTAGTTGATCAAGCACACTTAATTGCAGCAACCCGTTTAGAACAAATTGCAAATATAAAGCATAAAAAACAACCCTTAGTATTAACTTCAGTTGGGCGTATTACCGATCAAAAAGTTCGCCTTTTTCAAGAAGTAATGTCCAATGGTAAAACCGCCTTAGAGCACTTATTAACGATATTAGCTGATGATGGCGTTTTTATCTTATTAGGTAGTGGTGACAAAAAATTAGAAGAGTTTCTAGCTAAAATAGCGGTAAATAATAGTAATTTTATTTTTCTCAAAGGCTATTCAGAAGCGCTATCGATTAACATGTATAACTCTGGCGATTTATTTTTAATGCCAAGTTCATTTGAACCTTGTGGTATTAGCCAAATGTTAGCAATGCGAGCAGGACAGCCTTGTTTAGCGCATAGTGTTGGTGGCTTAAGTGACACAATAACCCATAACGTAAACGGCTTTACGTTTAATGGTGACACCCCTCAGCAGCAAGCCGAAAATATGCTCAGTTGTTTCCATTCAGTCTTAGCACTTAAACAGCATAGTCCAACAGAATGGGCAACAATCTCTGACAATGCGTTAAAGTCACGATATTTATGGCGTGACGTCGCACATGATTATATTAAACACTTATATAGTCATTAA
- a CDS encoding M14 family metallopeptidase, with the protein MLKKYAHLLSSLIISFVYLFSLSANSTEQMWPGSEYSPSIPTFKAVLGYDVGERITNYGDMLRYFEALERAAPKQIRLFEYGRTWEGRKLIYAAIGNRDVIANLDGFADKMQKLSDPRITDKSAAKALIDQLPSSVWLGYGVHGNEISSTDAAMMTAYHLLAAPNETTNQKILKNTLVFIDPLQNPDGRSRFTSRYYATVGMQHSDDRLSAEHNEPWPSGRSNHYLFDMNRDWLAITQPETAGRIRAMNHYRPLVVIDLHEMGGDSSYYFSPAAQPFNPHMTKTQIDNMTAIGKNHGKHFDRHGFDYFTREVFDAFYPGYGDSWPIFYGASASTYEVSSSRGEIFKKKTGEMLTYRDTVQRHFVASISTAEGVADNHNKLLNDYYNYQTSAIKVGKNNKERVYILPNKRNVAGSHRLAILMAQHGVEVKQADRDFKQCGKSYQAGAYFIDTAQPKGRFVKTTFTQQVDMSSAFVKEQERRRARKLDDEIYDVTGWSLPLMFDVDVDACSKAVKVASHLVESNDKLVGKVINPDATVAYLVPWGDMAAGRFLTAALQQNITLKSADKAFTLEDNQQFTAGTLIIEKRSNNDDLAAKIIEIAKNTGAQVQGVNSSWVTQGPSFGSSHTVTMTAPKIAMAWDNPVSSLSAGNTRFVIERQFNYPVTAIRTLTLKSADLSNYQVLILPSGDYKELLGISGADNIKQWVKRGGVLITLGRATQFAAEHDIALLDVKRERAFKGKEDDKSKTAEEPEGESMVDGQLFANKSELVSASENAKESPDFVAGVLANIEVDQEHWLTAGVHKNLTAIAYGNDIYTPIKLASGKNLAWFSDAENVLASGYLWAENKKQLAYKPYLIHQPMGRGMVIAFTQEPTTRAYLDGLNVMLMNTVFRSAAHATPLK; encoded by the coding sequence ATGCTAAAAAAATACGCCCATTTACTGTCTTCACTAATTATCAGCTTTGTTTACTTATTTTCGCTATCAGCCAATAGTACAGAGCAAATGTGGCCTGGCAGTGAGTATTCCCCTTCAATTCCTACTTTTAAAGCTGTGCTCGGTTACGATGTTGGAGAAAGAATCACTAACTATGGTGACATGCTACGTTACTTTGAAGCACTAGAGCGCGCGGCGCCAAAGCAGATTAGACTCTTTGAATACGGGCGCACCTGGGAAGGTCGTAAGCTTATATATGCAGCCATTGGTAACCGTGATGTCATCGCAAACCTTGATGGCTTTGCCGATAAAATGCAAAAACTGTCTGATCCACGCATCACCGATAAAAGTGCGGCTAAAGCGTTAATTGACCAACTGCCATCTTCTGTCTGGTTAGGTTATGGCGTGCATGGCAATGAAATTAGTAGTACCGATGCGGCAATGATGACGGCATATCATTTACTCGCCGCACCGAATGAAACAACCAACCAAAAAATCTTAAAAAATACGCTTGTTTTTATTGACCCTTTGCAAAACCCTGATGGCCGTAGCCGATTTACCAGTCGTTATTACGCTACTGTTGGCATGCAACACAGTGATGATAGATTAAGCGCCGAGCATAATGAGCCCTGGCCAAGTGGTCGTTCTAATCACTACCTGTTTGATATGAATAGAGATTGGTTAGCGATAACACAACCTGAAACCGCTGGTCGTATTCGTGCAATGAATCATTATCGTCCTCTAGTGGTGATTGATTTACATGAAATGGGCGGTGACAGCAGTTACTACTTTTCGCCTGCGGCACAACCTTTTAATCCGCATATGACCAAAACCCAAATTGATAATATGACCGCGATTGGCAAAAATCATGGCAAACATTTTGACCGCCACGGTTTTGATTATTTTACCCGTGAAGTTTTCGATGCTTTTTATCCGGGCTATGGTGATAGTTGGCCGATATTCTATGGTGCGTCTGCGTCAACCTATGAAGTTTCTTCTTCAAGAGGGGAGATTTTTAAGAAAAAAACGGGTGAAATGTTAACTTATAGAGATACCGTTCAACGACATTTTGTCGCATCAATTTCTACCGCTGAAGGCGTAGCCGACAATCATAATAAATTACTTAATGACTATTACAATTATCAAACAAGTGCGATTAAAGTCGGTAAAAACAACAAAGAGCGGGTTTATATATTACCCAATAAGCGCAATGTCGCAGGCAGTCATCGCCTTGCAATATTAATGGCACAACACGGTGTTGAAGTTAAACAAGCAGACCGCGACTTTAAACAGTGTGGTAAAAGCTATCAAGCGGGGGCCTATTTTATCGATACTGCCCAGCCTAAAGGACGCTTTGTTAAAACAACCTTTACCCAGCAAGTTGATATGTCATCAGCCTTTGTTAAAGAGCAAGAGCGCCGTCGTGCTAGAAAATTGGATGATGAAATCTATGATGTCACGGGTTGGTCATTGCCGTTAATGTTCGATGTTGATGTTGACGCCTGTTCAAAAGCGGTAAAAGTCGCTAGTCATTTAGTTGAAAGCAATGACAAACTTGTTGGCAAGGTCATTAATCCTGATGCTACTGTTGCCTATTTAGTCCCTTGGGGTGATATGGCGGCAGGTCGATTTTTAACGGCTGCACTGCAACAAAATATTACGCTTAAAAGTGCCGATAAAGCGTTTACGCTAGAAGATAATCAACAGTTTACTGCGGGTACACTCATCATAGAAAAGCGCAGTAATAATGATGACTTAGCGGCTAAAATTATCGAAATAGCCAAAAATACAGGCGCACAAGTTCAAGGGGTTAATTCGAGTTGGGTGACTCAAGGGCCAAGTTTTGGCAGTAGCCATACCGTGACGATGACTGCGCCGAAAATAGCTATGGCATGGGATAACCCTGTTAGCTCGCTAAGTGCTGGTAACACGCGTTTTGTTATTGAACGTCAGTTTAATTACCCTGTTACCGCAATACGCACGCTTACCCTCAAAAGTGCGGACTTATCAAATTACCAAGTGCTTATTTTACCTTCTGGCGACTATAAAGAACTGTTGGGCATCAGTGGCGCTGATAATATTAAGCAATGGGTAAAACGTGGTGGGGTATTGATCACGCTAGGTCGTGCTACGCAATTTGCAGCCGAGCATGATATTGCCTTGCTCGATGTAAAAAGAGAACGTGCGTTTAAAGGCAAAGAAGACGATAAATCAAAAACAGCAGAAGAGCCTGAAGGTGAATCCATGGTGGATGGGCAACTATTCGCCAATAAAAGTGAATTAGTTTCAGCCAGCGAGAATGCCAAAGAGAGCCCAGACTTTGTTGCTGGAGTATTGGCAAATATTGAAGTCGATCAAGAACACTGGTTAACCGCCGGGGTGCATAAAAATCTAACGGCTATTGCTTATGGCAACGATATTTACACGCCAATAAAGTTAGCGTCAGGTAAAAATTTGGCATGGTTTAGCGATGCTGAAAACGTTTTGGCCAGTGGGTATTTATGGGCAGAAAATAAAAAACAATTAGCTTATAAACCTTATCTTATTCATCAACCAATGGGCCGTGGCATGGTTATCGCTTTTACCCAAGAGCCAACCACAAGAGCTTATTTAGATGGTTTAAATGTTATGCTGATGAATACTGTTTTTAGATCGGCAGCGCATGCAACACCGCTAAAATAA
- a CDS encoding CocE/NonD family hydrolase, with protein sequence MLLTEIHHDFMQLPNGIRLAYRAWMPTNAEQQPVPAILEYLPYRKNDGTIVRDELTMPATAKHGYACIRVDIGGTGESKGLFDDE encoded by the coding sequence ATGTTACTGACCGAAATTCACCATGATTTTATGCAATTACCGAACGGCATTAGACTAGCCTACCGCGCTTGGATGCCAACGAATGCCGAACAACAGCCAGTACCGGCTATATTAGAGTACTTACCTTATCGTAAAAATGATGGCACGATTGTGCGCGATGAACTGACCATGCCCGCAACCGCAAAGCATGGCTACGCTTGTATTCGTGTTGATATTGGCGGCACTGGAGAGTCAAAGGGATTGTTTGATGATGAGTAA